The following DNA comes from Curtobacterium sp. 9128.
GACCGTCGATGGAGACGGTCACGCCAGCGGGGATGTCAATGGGAAGACGTCCGATTCGTGACATGTTCGATCACCAAACGTAGGCGAGGACTTCCCCACCCACGCCCTTCTGCTCGGCTTCGCGGTCGGTCAGGAGACCCGACGAGGTGGACAGGATCGCCACGCCGAGGCCACCGAGGACCTGCGGGATCTCCGTCGACTTCGCGTAGACCCGGAGGCCGGGCTTCGACACGCGCTTGATGCCGGCGATCGAACGCTCGCGCTCGGGGCCGTACTTGAGCTCGATGGTGAGGGTCTTGCCCACGCGGGCGTCCTCGACCTTCCACTCGGTGATGTAACCCTCGCGCTTGAGGATGTCAGCGATGGTGGTCTTGAGCTTGCTGCTCGGAAGCGAGACGGCGTCGTGGTGCGCCGAGTTCGCGTTCCGCAATCTGGTCAGCATGTCTGCGACCGGATCGGTCATCGTCATGATGTGATTCCGTTTCTCGCCTGGTTTCGACACCCGTTCCACGAATGCCGACCTGAGCGATCGAGTGACTCCAGGGCGATTCCCCGGAGTCTGTGTTCGTGCGTGCGGGCCGGAGGACTCGAGAGTCCTTCGGCCCGCAGCGCCCGAAGTAGTTTAGACCGTCTGCTCGGCAGAGCGGAACGGGAAGCCGAGCTGCTTGAGCAGGGCGCGTCCCTCGTCGTCCGTCTTCGCGGTGGTCACGACGGTGATGTCGAAGCCGCGGACACGGTCGATGCGGTCCTGGTCGATCTCGTGGAACATGCTCTGCTCCGTGAGACCGAAGGTGTAGTTGCCGTTGCCGTCGAACTGGCGGTCGCTGAGACCACGGAAGTCGCGGATACGGGGAAGCGCCAGCGAGAGCAGGCGGTCCAGGAACTCCCACGCGCGGTCGCCACGGAGGGTGACGTGCGCGCCGATGGCCTGGCCCTCACGCAGCTTGAACTGCGCGATGGACTTGCGGGCCATCGTGACCTGCGGCTTCTGACCGGTGATCGCCGTGAGGTCCTTGATGGCCCCCTCGATGATCTTCGAGTCGCGAGCTGCCTCGCCGACACCGGTGTTCACGACGACCTTGACCAGGCCGGGGACCTGGTGGACGTTCGCGTAGCCGAACTGCTCGGTCAGCGCCGCCTTGATCTCGTTCTTGTACTTCTGCTTCAGGCGCGGCTGGACCTTGTCAGCCGTCGCGGCAGTCGTGTCAGTCATCAGAGCTTCTCACCAGACTTCTTGGCGTAGCGGACTCGGACGGTCTTCTTGACACCGTCCTTCTCCACCTCTTCGGTGCGGAAACCGACGCGGGTCGGCTTCTTCGTCTTGGGGTCGACGATCGCGACGTTCGACACGTGGATCGGGGCCTCGTGCTGCTCGATGCCGCCGGTCTTGGAGCCGCGCTGCGTCTGGCCGACGCGGACGTGCTTCGTGACGAAGTTCACGCCCTCGACGACGACGCGGTTCTTGTCCGTGAGGACCTCGATGACCTTGCCCTGCTTGCCACGGTCGCCGCCACGCTCCTGCGTCGCGCCCGTGATGACCTGGACCAGGTCACCCTTCTTGATGTTCGCCATGGCTTACAGCACCTCCGGCGCGAGCGAGATGATCTTCATGAACTTCTTGTCACGAAGCTCGCGACCGACCGGACCGAAGATGCGCGTGCCGCGCGGGTCGCCGTCAGCCTTGAGGATCACTGCCGCGTTCTCGTCGAACTTGATGTAGGAGCCGTCGTTGCGACGGGTCTCCTTCTTGGTGCGAACGATGACCGCCTTGACGACGTCACCCTTCTTCACGTTGCCGCCGGGGATGGCGTCCTTCACCGTGGCGACGATGACGTCACCGAGACCGGCGTAGCGACGACCCGAGCCACCGAGCACGCGGATGGTCAAGATCTCCTTGGCACCCGTGTTGTCGGCGACCTTCAGGCGGGATTCCTGCTGAATCACTGCTGTCTCCTATTTCCGCAAGCGGGCCGCGAGGCCTACTTGGCCTTCTCGAGGATCTCGACCAGGCGCCAGCGCTTGGAGGCGCTGAGGGGACGGGTCTCGCTGATCACGACGAGGTCGCCGACACCGGCCGAGCCGGCCTCGTCGTGTGCCTTCACCTTGGAGGTGCGGCGGATGACCTTGCCGTAGAGGGCGTGCTTCACGCGGTCCTCGACCTCGACGACGATGGTCTTGTCCATCTTGTCGCTGGTCACGTAACCACGGCGCGTCTTGCGGTAGCCGCGGGTGAGGGCGGCGGAGTCCTTCTCTTCGTTCGCCATCAGTTCTCCTCGGCGGTCTCGGCCTCGGTCGACTCGACCGGCTTGTCAGCCTTCTTCGTCGACTTCTTGGCCTTGGTTGCGGTCTCGACGGGCGCGGGGGTGGCACGGATGCCGAGCTCGCGCTCGCGGAGGACGGTGTAGATCCGGGCGATGTCGCGCTTGACGGCACGAAGACGACCGTGGCTCTCCAGCTGGCCGGTGGCCGACTGGAAGCGGAGGTTGAAGAGCTCCTCCTTGGCCTTCTTCAGCTCGTCAGCAAGACGCTCGTTCTCGAACGTGTCGAGCTCCGTCGGACGGAGCTCCTTGGAACCGATCGCCATTATGCGTCGCCCTCCTCGCGCTTGATGATGCGTGCCTTGAGGGGCAGCTTGTGAATTGCACGGGTCAACGCCTCGCGGGCGATGTCCTCGCTGACGCCGGAGAGCTCGAAGAGCACGCGGCCCGGCTTGACGTTCGCGATCCACCACTCGGGGGAACCCTTACCGGAACCCATGCGGGTCTCGGCAGGCTTCTTCGTGAGCGGACGGTCCGGGTAGATGTTGATCCACACCTTGCCGCCACGCTTGATGTGACGCGTCATGGCGATACGAGCGGACTCGATCTGACGGTTGGTCACGTAAGCGGGGGTCAGGGCCTGGATGCCGTAGTCACCGAAGGAGACCTTGGTGCCACCGGTCGCCTGACCCGAACGCTTCGGGTGGTGCTGCTTGCGGTGCTTGACTCGACGGGGGATAAGCATGGTTACGCCTCAACTCCTGCGCCGGCCGGCGCGTCCTGCGGGGCCTGCTGCTCGCGGCCGCCACGGTCGCCGCGGTCGCCGCCACGACGGTCACCGCGGTCGTTGCGGTCGCCACGCGGGCCTCCACGACGCTCGGGGCGCGACGAACGCTGGTTCGCCTGCTCGCGAGCGAGCTCCTTGTTCGTGATGTCGCCCTTGTAGATCCACACCTTCACGCCGATGCGACCGAACGTCGTCCGGGCCTCGTAGAAGCCGTAGTCGATGTTGGCGCGGAGCGTGTGCAGGGGCACGCGGCCCTCGCGGTAGAACTCCGAGCGCGACATCTCGGCGCCGCCGAGACGGCCGGCGACCTGGATGCGGACACCCTTGGCACCGGCGCGCTGTGCACCCTGGAGGCCCTTGCGCATGGCGCGACGGAACGCGACACGAGCGGAGAGCTGCTCCGCGATGCCCTGCGCGACGAGCTGGGCCTCGGTTTCGGGGTTCTTGACCTCGAGGATGTTGAGCTGGATCTGCTTCTTGGTGAGCTTCTCGAGCTCGCCACGGAT
Coding sequences within:
- the rpsH gene encoding 30S ribosomal protein S8, whose product is MTMTDPVADMLTRLRNANSAHHDAVSLPSSKLKTTIADILKREGYITEWKVEDARVGKTLTIELKYGPERERSIAGIKRVSKPGLRVYAKSTEIPQVLGGLGVAILSTSSGLLTDREAEQKGVGGEVLAYVW
- the rplE gene encoding 50S ribosomal protein L5, which encodes MTDTTAATADKVQPRLKQKYKNEIKAALTEQFGYANVHQVPGLVKVVVNTGVGEAARDSKIIEGAIKDLTAITGQKPQVTMARKSIAQFKLREGQAIGAHVTLRGDRAWEFLDRLLSLALPRIRDFRGLSDRQFDGNGNYTFGLTEQSMFHEIDQDRIDRVRGFDITVVTTAKTDDEGRALLKQLGFPFRSAEQTV
- the rplX gene encoding 50S ribosomal protein L24, producing MANIKKGDLVQVITGATQERGGDRGKQGKVIEVLTDKNRVVVEGVNFVTKHVRVGQTQRGSKTGGIEQHEAPIHVSNVAIVDPKTKKPTRVGFRTEEVEKDGVKKTVRVRYAKKSGEKL
- the rplN gene encoding 50S ribosomal protein L14, which gives rise to MIQQESRLKVADNTGAKEILTIRVLGGSGRRYAGLGDVIVATVKDAIPGGNVKKGDVVKAVIVRTKKETRRNDGSYIKFDENAAVILKADGDPRGTRIFGPVGRELRDKKFMKIISLAPEVL
- the rpsQ gene encoding 30S ribosomal protein S17 — encoded protein: MANEEKDSAALTRGYRKTRRGYVTSDKMDKTIVVEVEDRVKHALYGKVIRRTSKVKAHDEAGSAGVGDLVVISETRPLSASKRWRLVEILEKAK
- the rpmC gene encoding 50S ribosomal protein L29; this encodes MAIGSKELRPTELDTFENERLADELKKAKEELFNLRFQSATGQLESHGRLRAVKRDIARIYTVLRERELGIRATPAPVETATKAKKSTKKADKPVESTEAETAEEN
- the rplP gene encoding 50S ribosomal protein L16; this translates as MLIPRRVKHRKQHHPKRSGQATGGTKVSFGDYGIQALTPAYVTNRQIESARIAMTRHIKRGGKVWINIYPDRPLTKKPAETRMGSGKGSPEWWIANVKPGRVLFELSGVSEDIAREALTRAIHKLPLKARIIKREEGDA
- the rpsC gene encoding 30S ribosomal protein S3, whose protein sequence is MGQKVNPYGFRLGITTDHVSHWFTDSTKPGQRYADYVAEDIKVRQYLKKTLDRAGVARIELERTRDRVRVDIHTARPGIVIGRRGAEAERIRGELEKLTKKQIQLNILEVKNPETEAQLVAQGIAEQLSARVAFRRAMRKGLQGAQRAGAKGVRIQVAGRLGGAEMSRSEFYREGRVPLHTLRANIDYGFYEARTTFGRIGVKVWIYKGDITNKELAREQANQRSSRPERRGGPRGDRNDRGDRRGGDRGDRGGREQQAPQDAPAGAGVEA